A single window of Candidatus Baltobacteraceae bacterium DNA harbors:
- a CDS encoding CAP domain-containing protein yields EKFNITSFNTQVGNVSLTRLTAEQAAWLQQANADRATYGASPLVFDEILEEGARHWAGYMAANGLYQETCPASDPSCQTALAYEQSHAGTYTSNGSNIDSKQPPSTWQSAEADFLAQANNCPPPANAATCPNNAGTSKFLNLVNARFIWVGLALAPNGRGSVPGSFADYYDAEFGTPYQ; encoded by the coding sequence GAAAAATTCAACATCACGAGCTTCAACACGCAGGTCGGAAACGTGTCGTTGACGCGTCTCACGGCCGAACAGGCGGCATGGCTGCAACAAGCGAATGCCGATCGCGCGACGTACGGTGCTTCGCCGTTGGTCTTCGACGAAATACTCGAAGAAGGGGCGCGACACTGGGCCGGCTATATGGCCGCGAACGGCCTCTATCAGGAAACGTGTCCGGCGAGCGACCCGTCGTGTCAAACCGCGCTCGCGTACGAGCAAAGCCATGCGGGAACGTACACGTCGAACGGAAGCAACATCGATTCCAAACAACCGCCGAGCACGTGGCAATCCGCCGAAGCCGACTTTCTGGCGCAGGCGAACAATTGTCCGCCGCCCGCGAACGCGGCGACCTGTCCGAACAACGCCGGTACGAGTAAATTCCTCAATCTGGTAAACGCGCGCTTCATCTGGGTCGGACTCGCGCTCGCGCCGAACGGGCGAGGAAGCGTTCCGGGAAGCTTCGCCGACTACTACGATGCCGAGTTCGGCACGCCGTATCAGTAA
- a CDS encoding phosphatase PAP2 family protein: MHDLGIIAPVPIKNRRVWRDLAKILSTVFNPFLTALALFIILAHARAFDTTNFWWLLFLSTFFTSIGPMLFVFWLYATDRISDLDMSIREERERVFGAFVIFYLLGTLALWFTRSPALLIASMAGYTLSTIVVQYITRYWKISTHALGITAPLVALTLLYGRELLPFFILIPMVCWARVYLKAHTFMQVVAGCALGTFSVMFFFRLFHISTL, encoded by the coding sequence GTGCACGACCTTGGAATCATCGCGCCGGTGCCGATCAAGAACCGGCGCGTCTGGCGCGATCTCGCGAAGATTCTTTCCACGGTGTTCAACCCGTTTCTGACGGCGCTGGCGCTCTTTATCATCCTGGCTCACGCCCGGGCGTTCGATACGACCAACTTTTGGTGGCTGCTCTTCTTGAGCACGTTCTTCACCTCGATCGGTCCGATGCTCTTCGTGTTCTGGCTCTATGCCACCGACCGCATCTCCGATCTGGATATGTCGATCCGCGAAGAGCGCGAACGCGTCTTCGGAGCCTTCGTCATCTTCTATTTGCTCGGCACGCTCGCGCTCTGGTTCACCCGCTCGCCTGCTCTGCTGATCGCTTCGATGGCGGGGTATACGCTCTCCACGATCGTCGTGCAGTACATCACCCGCTACTGGAAGATCAGCACGCACGCGCTTGGAATCACCGCGCCGCTGGTCGCGCTGACCCTGCTCTACGGGCGCGAATTGCTGCCGTTCTTCATACTCATACCGATGGTCTGCTGGGCGCGCGTCTATCTTAAAGCTCACACCTTCATGCAGGTGGTCGCAGGATGTGCGCTCGGGACCTTCTCGGTGATGTTCTTCTTCCGCCTCTTTCACATTAGCACGCTCTAG